TACCACAAAACCAGAGATTTTATTGGGCTCACAGGTAGTATTTACAAGATCTTGTGTAAAGTCTTGGTTTTGGCACAGAGAAAATGATAAAGCAGTAACAACATTTTCAAAACGTCAATTACTTCATGAATGTCCTGAcaaattagaagaaaaaattaagatGAACTGTTTAGATCCAATTTCCTACTTTCCCACAGCTTGGCCTGTGGCTTcaagttttctgtttttctcttcacctgTAATTTTATCTACTTTCTCCATCTAAAAATCTACCCCTGTGTTGAAGCCATACATAAGAAAGCATATATAAGAAATAGGAATGAGTCtggcagcttttttttttaatgactggACAAAGTATGTCTCCCTCTTCATTCTTCATTGGACACAAATGAGGAAGCATCACTACACACCAGAACATATGCATAAAAGTGTCTCCAAATTTCTTCACAATGGCAATACTGGCTTGATCACACAGAAaggattctttttctttctctctgtacTATAACTGCAGCCATCATGATCTCATTTGGTATGCAAAAAATATAATTACTTCAATACAATTTCCACAGCAATTTGAAGTGTGCCTTTTTCTCTTTCAAGTTagtgttttaatttaatgaaaatGATGGGACAGACTGAGATGGCAAAACCCCAGAATTTTACATCCTTCAGTTTGTTTGGTTTAGTTACAGAATAACAATCCTGGCACTTAAACTAAAACCATAGATCTAAGTGGATGAGGCAATTTTGTGCATTCTAAAATCAATGCATATTTAAATACTTGTTTTCCTTCACAACAGTCTTCAGAAACTCTTGCTCTATGGACGCTGGGCCAATTTACTCTTATTGTTTTCCTGCTCACTAAGCTTGAAGTGTGTGTAGGCTAAAATGCCAAACAGTGTGCACAGAATTCCAAGGCCTTGGTTAACAGACAATGGATCCTTAAATAAGAGGCACCCTCCCAGGAGGGTGATGCAAAACTTGAAATGTCCAAACATGTTATATCTAGACATATGTTAAGGATAACAGCCAATAGCAGTATAattttttgtaaaaagaaaCACTTGGAATTTTCCTTAGTTCCACCCAAAACATGCAATGGTACACACTGTGTTGACTCATACAGTTTTCTCATACAGATCTCTGTGGCTGTATTTACCCCCACCTAAAGCCTTTCACCCTTTTCACTGCAGTCTGATGGACATGCCAACACTTCCCCAAGGCAGCCAAAGCATGAGTTAATATTCCCTGCAGGTATGAAGGTCAGCGAATGAACAGCCATTACCTATACAAATCCCAAACCAGGAAGGTTATCAAGCAATTTTCCCACATTAATCAGCCCAAATGAATTCCAACATAATTAATCTGGAAACAGGAGAAACCACCAGTGTTACAAAGGATACGTGACAGGTGATGTATTTCCAATGATCCAGTAAATGGACAAGTTTACCATAAAGGCTATTATTCCAGACAGCAGTACCATTATCTGTGGATTAATGGACACAGTCAGTAATCTGACTTGCTTTTGGCAGTTTGTAGATACATTCCAGGTTATTTATTTAGTTTCACTTactttcaaatgcaaaatatcAGGCGAGAAAAACATatggagaacaaaaccagaaacagTTTCAAACCAGTACAGACACTGGTGAGGTGTATAAGCAGCTCAGTGACATGAATATTTATGACATCCATAAATATACACTGACAGAGCCACAGGCCTTTTCTCCTTTACTCTTGTGAACATTTAAGAGTGATTTGGAAAATCTGGATACTCATTCACATACAGGTTGTATACTTTATCTTTGAGATAAAGTCTAATTTATGGTCACAACAAAAACTATTTTAGTAAAATATCTGATTTTATTACTGTGAATACTTGCTATTCCATTCATAAAATACAATGCTACAAGAAATGACCCATCACTGAGGGGCACAATCAGCAGTAGTAGGAATATGTCACTGGCTCTTTTTTGGACAGAAGGATATTGAGAGAAACTACAGTCTCCTTGGTGAAAATAAACTACTAATTCTAGAGAACAATCAATGTTGGCATCCTTCCACAGAAGAGAAGTTGAGAGTGTCCTTCTCTGAGTGGACAGTGAGAGCTACAAATAGAGCACTTCATACACTAGGGGAAGCTTCTGGATTTTGATAGATTTTCCTGTTGTTCAGATGCCCTCTAAATAGAAATGAGAATAAGGAGAGAAATCAATTGACAGACTCGCTCCTCTCAGAGTGAGGGCAGACTCAGCAAGGGGCTTTTTGTCCTGCACATGTGCCTCTCATCTCACCATAGACAACAGCTATACAAAAATCTTTCTGATCCACAAAAAACCAGATTTTATTATCAATTTAACTACACCAGTgataattatttaaataaagtcAACAAAAGCCTTACCACAGCAGAAAGTGTCCAGGGGCCAAATATTCCCCCCTCTCCAAAGACTGGCTCGAAGAAGGGAATGATGAACAACAACATGGCTGAGGACATCGGTGCCTGATAGTACAGCAGCTGCATAGAGTTTACCTGCAACTCGTGCTGCTTAGCACCTACCCACTAAAACCAAAAGAGAAAGCTGTTAAACATGAGGAGAAAAACCCTTAAACTGAAAAACCTGAGCAAAAGCAAACTGGCCACTAACAGAGAGGGAGTCTCACGTGGACAATACTACTTAAACAGGCTGTTGAGCCTCACCTTTGCCTCAGTGGAGGCCCCACGTGTTTGTCTCTTTCAAGTGAAAAAGACATGAGAAAATTGTATGCAGGGGCAGTAAAATGAGTGCCTTAACTTTCCTTTTCACATAGCCTGGGGGTAAATTATCATACTTGACGAAAAACAAGTAGGTtgaggagctgggaagaaaATAGCAGCTCCcctttattttataaattccAGATCCTGCTTGTGTTGGACCTGAGTATCCTTTCCTAAGCAGGCACTGGATTTTGCTCCtttcttcctcattttcctATACATACAAGCTAACAAAACCAGTACACATTTGTCTTTTGTCCGTTTATTCCAGATTTAACAGATTTCATTTCGATATTGACTATAATTGACTCAAACTTCAATTTTTAAGGTTGCATGCTTTCAGAAATATTACTTATCTATGGCTATGAAGACAGATGTTACAGCCAAAAGGACACATCCTTCCCTTGCGCTGAAAACTGACATTTAATACTTACTTAAATCACATTAACTGTTGACATGGATTCTGGCATATAAACTTGCTCAGTTTTTAATCTAGATAATTTAACCCAAGTACCATTATTTCTCCAGTACACAAATCATCAGTTAATGTCATTATGCAGCAcctctttcctcctcctgccccaaaaAGGCCAAGAGACCATTATTTATCATCTTACACACTACGGGTCAAAGAGCCTCACTTGTTTTTTTGAGGCACAGTATGCCTGCTAAAAGAAATTCACGTTTAAATCTATCACACTGACATGACAAGAGTTTCTAATCTAGGAGGCTCTTACAGTCATGGTTAATAACAAAGCGGGTGAGATTAGCACAATGTTACAGCAGAAAGGGCTGAGGCAGTCCTTGGACatacaaatttttaaaatcacgACTATCCAGGAAGGTTGTATTGTGCGTTTATGTATTAATCCATCCTCTACAAAAACACCTTGGAATGTATATAGTTGAAACTGAAGAAGGATACTGATAAAATGCAAATAGCTCAAGGATAAACCATGGGATTGAAGGACTGGAAAACATCCTTTCTAGGGAAAAAGCTCAAACGCAAGGCACTTGCTTCAGCAAGGAGAACATCTGTTCCCTCTAGAAAAAAAGGAGTTTTACCGCTAAAGCAATCTTCGTTCCTTGAAAATAACGCTCACGTTAAAGACGACACCCCAATTTTTAGCAGCAAGGACGATCAGGAGTTTGTCTCCTAATTTACCAGGAGTTATGGTGGACTATCATAATTTGGTGGGGgttataaaaaagaaataacgGAGCAGGGAAGGTTTCCTGGGGACTGGGTGCTACTGAAAGGCGACCGAAGCGAGGGGCAGCATCCCAAGGGAGCCCAGCCCCCGCAGGCTCCCGCGGCCGCCGTTACCCACCACTTGGTACAGCGAGGTCACCAGCACGCCCAGGGTGGCGAACGCCATCCCCAGAACATTGAACTTCACGTCGTAGTAGGAGTTGAGGAAAACACCCAGCGTGATGGGGACCTGTGGAGGGGACACGGCGGTTTTAGGCGGGGTCGTCGCCCTCAGCGCTGCCCCTCCCCGCCCCCCTGGGCCCCGCCGCCTCCTCACCAGGGTCAGCTTGATCCGCAGAGGGAAAGTCTTGCCGTAAGCCACGCTCTGGATGACCACGATGACCGGCGTGGTCATGGCCTTGGCCAGCTGGTAGGTACCGATGGTATTGCTCTGCAGGGAGAGGTTGGTGAAGACGACGAAGCCGCAGAAGCTGAGGGCCAGCGGCAGCACCTGCGCGGGCTGGAGGCTCTTGGGGGAGAAGGCGCCGAGCGCCTGGCACAGGTAGAGGCCGAGCCAGGTGATGGCGAAGTGCACCAGGGTGAGGCTGAGGTTGGGGAAGCCCAGCCGCACGTACAGCCATTTGTTCAGGAAGACGATGCAGATGGAGGCGGCCAGATTGACCAGCAGCCCCGCCGCCAGCCGGCCCTGCGCCGGCAGCCAGCCCATGGCTGAGGCAGCCCGGCGGCCGCCCGCGCAccggccgggcccgccgccgcctccc
This region of Zonotrichia albicollis isolate bZonAlb1 chromosome 4, bZonAlb1.hap1, whole genome shotgun sequence genomic DNA includes:
- the SLC35E3 gene encoding solute carrier family 35 member E3; translation: MGWLPAQGRLAAGLLVNLAASICIVFLNKWLYVRLGFPNLSLTLVHFAITWLGLYLCQALGAFSPKSLQPAQVLPLALSFCGFVVFTNLSLQSNTIGTYQLAKAMTTPVIVVIQSVAYGKTFPLRIKLTLVPITLGVFLNSYYDVKFNVLGMAFATLGVLVTSLYQVWVGAKQHELQVNSMQLLYYQAPMSSAMLLFIIPFFEPVFGEGGIFGPWTLSAVIMVLLSGIIAFMVNLSIYWIIGNTSPVTYNMFGHFKFCITLLGGCLLFKDPLSVNQGLGILCTLFGILAYTHFKLSEQENNKSKLAQRP